The following coding sequences are from one Lasioglossum baleicum unplaced genomic scaffold, iyLasBale1 scaffold2497, whole genome shotgun sequence window:
- the LOC143221488 gene encoding myrosinase 1, protein SASGESTGQNLQFPPNFLLGVATAAYQIEGAWNVSDKGESTWDRFSHNRNGVYNNHTGDVATDSYYKYKEDIAILKKLGFKVYRFSVSWPRILPTGHPNNISKDGIKFYHDFIDELLANNIEPMLTIYHWDHPQVLEDAGGWLNAEMVDWFADYARIVFREYAPKVKMIIPINEPTAICKNGYSSGIHAPGKTLHGFGEYLCMHNVLKAHAKAYRIYEGEFKETYKGKVGVLLNIIAYMPRSAADADAVETSFQFNAGWLMHPIYSKDGDYPPLMKSLVANKSMEQGYTRSRLPTFSPDWVAYIRGTSDFLAVNHYTSRLVTSGTMGKVPSHENDQGVKEIVDTFWKHTASDWLKVVPEGFRFVLRQLAENYGNPPMYITENGVSDYGALNDDDRIHYYREYLKEMLNAIYKDGVNIQGYILWSLLDNFEWNMGYHERFGIVHVDFNDPQRPRTLKKSASWWQSVIASGKVE, encoded by the exons CTCGGCAAGTGGCGAATCTACGGGGCAGAACCTGCAGTTCCCACCGAACTTTCTCCTGGGAGTTGCGACAGCCGCATACCAAATTGAAGGAGCTTGGAACGTGAGCG ATAAAGGTGAAAGTACCTGGGATCGGTTCTCTCATAACCGAAATGGCGTTTACAATAACCACACTGGAGATGTTGCCACCGACTCTTATTACAAATACAAGGAGGATATCGCCATTTTGAAGAAGCTCGGg TTCAAAGTTTACCGGTTCTCCGTGAGCTGGCCACGCATCCTGCCAACCGGTCACCCGAACAACATCAGCAAAGATGGCATCAAGTTCTACCACGACTTCATCGACGAGCTATTGGCCAACAACATCGAGCCTATGTTGACGATTTATCACTGGGATCATCCACAAGTGCTGGAAGACGCCGGTGGCTGGTTGAACGCCGAGATGGTGGACTGGTTCGCGGATTACGCGAGGATCGTGTTCCGCGAATACGCGCCAAAGGTGAAAATGATCATCCCGATTAACGAGCCCACCGCCATCTGCAAGAACGGTTACTCCTCGGGCATACACGCACCAGGGAAAACTCTGCACGGATTCGGCGAGTACCTGTGCATGCACAACGTGCTGAAGGCACACGCGAAAGCCTACAGGATCTACGAGGGCGAGTTCAAGGAGACGTACAAAGGCAAAGTCGGTGTCCTGCTGAACATAATAGCCTACATGCCCAGGTCTGCAGCGGATGCCGACGCTGTCGAGACTTCCTTCCAGTTCAATGCCGGTTGGCTGATGCACCCTATCTACTCCAAGGACGGTGATTACCCTCCTCTGATGAAGAGCCTGGTGGCCAACAAGAGTATGGAGCAAGGTTATACCAGGTCCCGTCTGCCAACCTTCTCTCCGGATTGGGTCGCTTACATACG AGGAACCTCAGATTTCCTGGCTGTCAATCACTATACCTCGAGACTGGTTACATCTGGCACTATGGGAAAAGTGCCATCTCATGAGAATGACCAAGGAGTAAAAGAGATCGTGGATACTTTCTGGAAACACACAGCTTCTGACTGGTTGAAG GTTGTACCTGAAGGCTTCCGGTTCGTTCTTCGCCAGTTGGCGGAGAATTATGGCAACCCGCCGATGTACATCACGGAGAACGGTGTTTCAGATTACGGAGCGTTGAACGATGACGACAGGATCCATTACTATCGCGAATACTTGAAAGAAATGCTTAACGCCATTTATAAGGACGGCGTGAATATACAAGGATACATCCTGTGGTCGCTTCTTGACAATTTCGAATGGAACATGGGGTACCA CGAACGTTTCGGCATCGTGCATGTCGACTTCAATGACCCCCAGAGGCCACGAACGCTGAAGAAGTCTGCCTCCTGGTGGCAGAGTGTCATTGCATCCGGGAAGGTCGAGTGA